The genomic region TTTTAATCGAAAGAAATTGACGTTATTTGTAGCCGATTTTTATAAGACAGACGATCACATCAACATGAAACAATACCACGATTTACTCAAACGTATTTTAGAAGAAGGAGCGGAGAAAGGAGATAGAACGGGTACAGGTACTAGATCTGTATTTGGTCATCAAATGCGTTTTGACCTTTCGGAAGGATTTCCTGTATTAACAACTAAAAAGCTTCACTTACGCTCAATCATTCATGAGTTATTGTGGTTTTTGAAAGGAGACACAAACGTCGCTTACCTTCAAGAAAATGGTGTGAGAATTTGGAACGAATGGGCAGATGAAAATGGTGAGTTGGGACCAGTTTATGGGAAACAATGGAGATCATGGACCAATACAGATGGTGAAGTGATCGATCAAATTTCTTGGTTAATTAATGAGATTAAAACCAACCCTAACTCAAGACGTCTAGTGATTTCTGCATGGAATGTTGGAGAACTTTCTAAAATGGCCTTAATGCCTTGTCATGCTCTTTTCCAATTCTATGTGGCAGATGGTAAACTATCTTGTCAGTTATATCAGAGAAGTGCAGATGTATTTTTAGGAGTACCGTTTAATATTGCTTCATATGCCTTGCTTACTGTTATGATTGCACAAGTTTGTGATTTAGAACCAGGAGACTTTGTTCATACCTTAGGTGATGCACACTTGTATAACAACCATATAGAACAAGCAGAGTTGCAATTGACAAGAGACTTTAGACCTCTACCAACCATGTCGATTAATCCTGAAATTAAAGATATTTTTGGTTTTAAATATGAAGATTTTAAACTAGAAGGATACGATCCTCATCCTCATATTAAAGCAGAAGTGTCTGTATAGATATAGAACAGAATAACATGTAAGCCTAGGTCACATTTCGATGATCTAGGCTTTTTTATTTCCCTTAACTATCACTAAATTTAATTACATAGATTTATACCTAATGAAAACTTAAATCAAGACTATGGGAATCTTACAAAGAGGAGATAAAGTTGCTGTTGTTGCTGCTTCTGGTGTAGTAAATATTGATGCTGTATTAGATGGAATAGAAGTACTGAGAGCTTGGGGATTGATAGTGTCTGATGATCAACAGTGGGCAGCTGAATGG from Flammeovirga agarivorans harbors:
- a CDS encoding thymidylate synthase, translating into MKQYHDLLKRILEEGAEKGDRTGTGTRSVFGHQMRFDLSEGFPVLTTKKLHLRSIIHELLWFLKGDTNVAYLQENGVRIWNEWADENGELGPVYGKQWRSWTNTDGEVIDQISWLINEIKTNPNSRRLVISAWNVGELSKMALMPCHALFQFYVADGKLSCQLYQRSADVFLGVPFNIASYALLTVMIAQVCDLEPGDFVHTLGDAHLYNNHIEQAELQLTRDFRPLPTMSINPEIKDIFGFKYEDFKLEGYDPHPHIKAEVSV